One region of Mus musculus strain C57BL/6J chromosome 3, GRCm38.p6 C57BL/6J genomic DNA includes:
- the E130311K13Rik gene encoding protein C3orf33 homolog isoform 2 (isoform 2 is encoded by transcript variant 2), which translates to MAIAGIMLLIRSVRLTSKFTTSSDIPVEFIRKKVKLRGRLQRITECGLEIEHIPITLPFISSWKEEPRGVLLVKLAGVELTESGKVWLQAELKPSQLLWFQLLGKEDSALFCYLLVNKGGYFNVNLNEEILRRGLGKTVLVKGLNYDSKTHWKIHRNLLKAELTALKKGEGIWKEESEKESYFRKLKDSWRERWTKDNDLKPAGADLGSTKDSYHDSRRRASGKGKDSVSNYSFFLKLREFVSRLHFWRKG; encoded by the exons ATGGCCATAGCTGGGATAATGTTGCTGATAAGGAGCGTCCGGCTG ACCTCAAAATTTACAACCTCTTCAGATATTCCAGTAGAATTTATAAGAAAGAAAGTTAAACTACGTGGCCGATTACAGCGGATAACTGAGTGTGGTCTAGAAATTGAACATATACCTATTACTTTACCTTTCATATCTTCATGGAAAG AAGAACCACGTGGAGTTTTGCTGGTTAAACTGGCTGGAGTAGAACTCACTGAAAGTGGTAAGGTGTGGCTACAGGCAGAGCTGAAGCCTTCCCAGCTGCTCTGGTTCCAGCTCCTCGGAAAGGAGGACTCAGCACTCTTTTGCTACCTACTAGTGAACAAG GGCGGATATTTTAACGTGAATCTGAATGAGGAGATTTTGAGAAGAGGCTTGGGCAAAACCGTCCTTGTTAAAGGGCTAAATTATGACTCAAAAACCCACTGGAAAATTCACAGAAACTTACTTAAAGCTGAATTGACGGCcttaaagaaaggagaaggaatatGGAAGGAAGAGTCTGAAAAAGAAAGCTATTTTAGAAAATTGAAAGACtcctggagagagagatggacaaAGGACAATGATTTAAAACCAGCTGGAGCAGACCTCGGCTCCACCAAAGACAGTTATCACGACAGCCGGCGCAGGGCGTCCGGGAAGGGGAAGGACAGCGTGAGCAACTactctttctttctgaaactcAGAGAATTTGTGAGCCGCTTACACTTTTGGAGGAAAGGATGA
- the E130311K13Rik gene encoding protein C3orf33 homolog isoform X1 produces MGGDPGAVQRSDPYRPPGGARKACWTPEHGAAAREPRVAGAGPRPRGGQRGDTGVAMGRQPSAPCPEHQHGNGHSWDNVADKERPAEEPRGVLLVKLAGVELTESGKVWLQAELKPSQLLWFQLLGKEDSALFCYLLVNKGGYFNVNLNEEILRRGLGKTVLVKGLNYDSKTHWKIHRNLLKAELTALKKGEGIWKEESEKESYFRKLKDSWRERWTKDNDLKPAGADLGSTKDSYHDSRRRASGKGKDSVSNYSFFLKLREFVSRLHFWRKG; encoded by the exons ATGGGCGGGGACCCCGGAGCCGTGCAGCGCAGCGACCCCTACCGCCCACCAGGGGGCGCCCGCAAGGCTTGCTGGACGCCGGAACATGGCGCGGCCGCCCGCGAGCCTCGGGTCGCAGGCGCCGGACCGCGACCGAGGGGAGGCCAACGTGGTGACACGGGTGTCGCAATGGGCAGACAACCATCTGCGCCTTGTCCAG AACATCAGCACGGGAATGGCCATAGCTGGGATAATGTTGCTGATAAGGAGCGTCCGGCTG AAGAACCACGTGGAGTTTTGCTGGTTAAACTGGCTGGAGTAGAACTCACTGAAAGTGGTAAGGTGTGGCTACAGGCAGAGCTGAAGCCTTCCCAGCTGCTCTGGTTCCAGCTCCTCGGAAAGGAGGACTCAGCACTCTTTTGCTACCTACTAGTGAACAAG GGCGGATATTTTAACGTGAATCTGAATGAGGAGATTTTGAGAAGAGGCTTGGGCAAAACCGTCCTTGTTAAAGGGCTAAATTATGACTCAAAAACCCACTGGAAAATTCACAGAAACTTACTTAAAGCTGAATTGACGGCcttaaagaaaggagaaggaatatGGAAGGAAGAGTCTGAAAAAGAAAGCTATTTTAGAAAATTGAAAGACtcctggagagagagatggacaaAGGACAATGATTTAAAACCAGCTGGAGCAGACCTCGGCTCCACCAAAGACAGTTATCACGACAGCCGGCGCAGGGCGTCCGGGAAGGGGAAGGACAGCGTGAGCAACTactctttctttctgaaactcAGAGAATTTGTGAGCCGCTTACACTTTTGGAGGAAAGGATGA
- the E130311K13Rik gene encoding protein C3orf33 homolog isoform 1 (isoform 1 is encoded by transcript variant 1), whose amino-acid sequence MARPPASLGSQAPDRDRGEANVVTRVSQWADNHLRLVQNISTGMAIAGIMLLIRSVRLTSKFTTSSDIPVEFIRKKVKLRGRLQRITECGLEIEHIPITLPFISSWKEEPRGVLLVKLAGVELTESGKVWLQAELKPSQLLWFQLLGKEDSALFCYLLVNKGGYFNVNLNEEILRRGLGKTVLVKGLNYDSKTHWKIHRNLLKAELTALKKGEGIWKEESEKESYFRKLKDSWRERWTKDNDLKPAGADLGSTKDSYHDSRRRASGKGKDSVSNYSFFLKLREFVSRLHFWRKG is encoded by the exons ATGGCGCGGCCGCCCGCGAGCCTCGGGTCGCAGGCGCCGGACCGCGACCGAGGGGAGGCCAACGTGGTGACACGGGTGTCGCAATGGGCAGACAACCATCTGCGCCTTGTCCAG AACATCAGCACGGGAATGGCCATAGCTGGGATAATGTTGCTGATAAGGAGCGTCCGGCTG ACCTCAAAATTTACAACCTCTTCAGATATTCCAGTAGAATTTATAAGAAAGAAAGTTAAACTACGTGGCCGATTACAGCGGATAACTGAGTGTGGTCTAGAAATTGAACATATACCTATTACTTTACCTTTCATATCTTCATGGAAAG AAGAACCACGTGGAGTTTTGCTGGTTAAACTGGCTGGAGTAGAACTCACTGAAAGTGGTAAGGTGTGGCTACAGGCAGAGCTGAAGCCTTCCCAGCTGCTCTGGTTCCAGCTCCTCGGAAAGGAGGACTCAGCACTCTTTTGCTACCTACTAGTGAACAAG GGCGGATATTTTAACGTGAATCTGAATGAGGAGATTTTGAGAAGAGGCTTGGGCAAAACCGTCCTTGTTAAAGGGCTAAATTATGACTCAAAAACCCACTGGAAAATTCACAGAAACTTACTTAAAGCTGAATTGACGGCcttaaagaaaggagaaggaatatGGAAGGAAGAGTCTGAAAAAGAAAGCTATTTTAGAAAATTGAAAGACtcctggagagagagatggacaaAGGACAATGATTTAAAACCAGCTGGAGCAGACCTCGGCTCCACCAAAGACAGTTATCACGACAGCCGGCGCAGGGCGTCCGGGAAGGGGAAGGACAGCGTGAGCAACTactctttctttctgaaactcAGAGAATTTGTGAGCCGCTTACACTTTTGGAGGAAAGGATGA